In Epilithonimonas zeae, a single window of DNA contains:
- a CDS encoding beta strand repeat-containing protein, whose translation MIKINFFKQAKSKISLFVILLCLLLSNNINAQAVGCTNTMYLSQGTFSPSTEVGFYRINNSTNPFTYPLMKQHAGLIINAIGINPVDGNMYGMRYSNANLVRIDTNGNFINLGTIPGLPILDYNTGEIDVAGNYYVKATGLNNKFYKINLSTNAVTSLTLSATLELSDWAFNNTDGQLYSVNLPDGRLYKINPSTGNATPIGAAYSMPDAFGAMFGASNGEIYGAINSGGFYQFNTVTGARTLISASPAADQNDGAHCVTQPITFNVNLYVSKTDSKTTYTSGSSTTYTIVAGNTGPFGVVNANVTDPVPAGIPSANVTYTAVASAGSSTQVVGTQTGAINDFVSLPVGGTVTYTVTVNIPTTFTADLVNTVTITAPINSVETNSANNSATDTNTRVCVTPPTPTVSAGGPTTFCAGGSVTLTSSSASGNQWYKDGVIISGATGQTYSANASGTYTVIVTTIGCPSPASAGTTVTVNPIPPALTVSAGGPTTFCTGGSVVLTSTYNTTGAYQWYLNGTVIPGAVSYQYTATGSGTYTVTRELGGCTSPASAGTTVTVNPTPPALTVSAGGPTTFCAGGSVVLTSTYNTTGAYQWYLNGTLISGATSYQYTASASGTYTVTRELGGCTSPASAGTTVTVNPTPPALAVSVGGPTTFCTGGSVVLTSTYNTTGAYQWYLNGTLISGATSYQYTASAPGTYTVTRELGGCTSPASAGTTVTVNPTPPALTVSAGGPTTFCAGGSVVLTSTYNTTGAYQWYLNGTLISGAVSYQYTATGSGTYTVTRELGGCTSPASAGTTVTVNNCTGIACNTKFYLTQYPVSGPTTLYELDNTTNPFTITSIGTSPANMHVNAIGYNTVDNLIYGIRTDAGFMNYMVRIDGNGVFTSLGAVTNLPTGGYNSGAFDNSGNYYVLNSGSTRFYRINVTTNTATLITLSRLLNVNDIVYDKTTGKMFGYEGVSGANILVSIDPVTGTVTNIGASGLPGGTLVGALYVDASGDIFGNADNGSGFYQFNKTTGTAVKISNSIGANGNDGTNCPDAVITFPADLSITKTDGKTVYTPGTTNTYTIVVSNNSGQYGVLGATVSDPVPAGIPAANVSYSVPVLTGGATTSITGTQTGALNDVVGLPIGATITYTVTINVPVAFTGDLTNTVTVTPPVNSTDPNNANNSATDVDSFNNPCAITASNPDSDGDGIANSCDVDDDNDGILDTNECGSNNRIIRGDFSSLPTPSGNLNAAQVATATSNKWIYNGSNGVNLYWGSVAGGFGNGIVLEKDNQTESLTHSLSDVNYSYSGTPPQILITRFAARNGIGGTGSGTQKGRSSTLTISYAGVEYVKVVTADGVNSNSTLTYSNGATGNISTILVDSNYDNWTITLPSNISHSGDLVIKNVNGVGNALGGADDFMFADIVLNSCKDTDGDGIPDYLDLDSDADGCSDAMEGGANVIEYWLVTAGGVVNGGSTTVNQNLCASSSCISTGTGNNGLPKAAFAAGYSNTTGQSVGNSQNALVNDCFCYESPTDLTAIVPVNHGISALGRAGAENGNWPMLRNSAYTALEAKTKGFVVTRTTSPETTVAIPVVGMMVFDTDEDGGKGCLKIYTGSGVGEGWKCFTTQGCPPPPSN comes from the coding sequence ATGATAAAAATAAATTTTTTTAAACAAGCAAAAAGCAAGATATCTCTCTTTGTGATATTGCTTTGTTTACTATTGTCTAACAATATTAATGCGCAAGCAGTTGGATGTACCAATACAATGTACCTTTCTCAGGGCACATTCAGTCCAAGTACTGAAGTCGGTTTTTACCGTATTAATAACTCTACGAATCCTTTTACATATCCGTTGATGAAACAACATGCAGGTTTGATAATTAATGCAATTGGCATAAATCCTGTTGATGGAAATATGTATGGGATGCGTTATTCTAATGCTAATCTCGTAAGAATTGACACTAATGGTAACTTTATAAACTTAGGGACTATTCCAGGTTTACCTATTTTAGATTATAATACTGGAGAAATAGATGTGGCAGGTAATTATTATGTGAAAGCTACTGGACTTAATAACAAGTTCTATAAAATTAACCTGAGTACAAATGCAGTAACTTCATTAACTTTAAGTGCAACCTTAGAACTTTCTGATTGGGCGTTTAATAACACAGATGGACAATTATATTCTGTAAATCTACCAGACGGAAGATTGTATAAAATAAATCCAAGCACCGGAAATGCAACACCGATTGGTGCTGCTTACAGTATGCCGGATGCTTTCGGGGCAATGTTTGGAGCAAGTAATGGAGAAATTTATGGAGCAATAAACAGTGGTGGTTTTTATCAATTTAATACCGTTACTGGAGCACGGACATTAATTTCTGCATCACCAGCAGCAGACCAAAATGATGGTGCTCATTGTGTTACTCAGCCCATAACCTTCAATGTAAATTTATATGTGTCTAAAACAGATAGCAAGACAACTTACACATCGGGAAGTTCCACAACTTATACTATTGTTGCAGGAAATACCGGACCGTTTGGTGTAGTTAATGCAAATGTGACAGACCCTGTTCCGGCAGGTATTCCTTCTGCAAATGTAACCTATACAGCAGTAGCTTCTGCGGGAAGCAGCACCCAAGTTGTAGGGACGCAGACTGGTGCAATTAATGATTTTGTTTCTTTACCAGTTGGTGGGACGGTGACTTATACTGTTACGGTTAATATACCAACTACTTTTACAGCGGATTTAGTAAATACTGTTACGATTACTGCGCCTATTAATTCTGTTGAGACTAATAGTGCAAATAATTCAGCAACAGATACCAATACAAGAGTTTGTGTTACTCCCCCTACGCCAACGGTTTCAGCAGGAGGGCCAACCACATTCTGTGCTGGCGGAAGTGTGACTTTAACTTCATCTTCTGCCTCTGGCAACCAATGGTACAAAGACGGCGTTATCATTTCCGGAGCAACAGGACAGACCTATTCTGCGAATGCTTCCGGAACATATACGGTTATTGTGACTACTATTGGCTGTCCAAGTCCTGCATCAGCGGGCACAACGGTAACGGTTAACCCAATACCACCAGCCTTAACTGTTTCAGCAGGCGGACCTACCACATTCTGTACAGGCGGAAGCGTGGTTCTTACCTCTACCTATAACACTACAGGTGCTTATCAATGGTACCTTAACGGCACAGTAATTCCTGGGGCGGTTTCTTATCAATATACAGCAACTGGTTCAGGGACTTATACAGTTACAAGAGAATTAGGAGGCTGTACCAGTCCTGCATCGGCAGGTACGACGGTGACTGTAAATCCTACGCCACCAGCATTGACGGTTTCGGCAGGTGGTCCTACAACTTTCTGCGCAGGCGGAAGCGTTGTCCTGACCTCAACTTATAATACTACTGGAGCTTACCAATGGTACCTGAATGGAACATTGATTTCTGGTGCTACCTCGTATCAATATACAGCGTCTGCATCAGGCACCTATACTGTTACAAGGGAATTGGGCGGATGTACCAGTCCTGCATCGGCAGGTACGACGGTGACTGTAAATCCTACGCCACCAGCATTGGCGGTTTCAGTAGGCGGACCTACCACATTCTGTACAGGTGGAAGTGTTGTGCTGACCTCAACGTATAATACTACTGGAGCTTACCAATGGTACCTAAATGGGACATTGATTTCTGGTGCTACCTCGTATCAATATACAGCGTCCGCACCAGGCACCTACACAGTTACAAGAGAATTAGGAGGCTGTACCAGTCCTGCATCGGCAGGTACGACGGTGACTGTAAATCCTACGCCACCAGCATTGACGGTTTCGGCAGGTGGTCCTACAACTTTCTGCGCAGGCGGAAGCGTTGTCCTGACCTCAACTTATAATACTACTGGAGCTTACCAATGGTACCTGAATGGAACATTGATTTCTGGGGCGGTTTCTTATCAATATACAGCAACTGGTTCAGGGACTTATACAGTTACAAGAGAATTAGGAGGCTGTACCAGTCCTGCATCGGCAGGTACGACGGTAACGGTAAATAATTGTACGGGTATTGCTTGTAATACGAAGTTCTATTTAACGCAATATCCTGTATCAGGACCCACTACTTTGTATGAACTAGACAATACTACCAACCCTTTTACGATAACTTCTATAGGTACATCTCCTGCCAATATGCATGTAAATGCTATTGGTTACAATACAGTAGATAATCTGATTTATGGGATAAGAACCGATGCTGGTTTTATGAACTATATGGTAAGGATAGACGGCAATGGAGTATTTACCAGCTTGGGAGCTGTGACTAATTTACCCACAGGTGGTTATAACTCTGGTGCATTTGATAATAGTGGAAATTACTATGTACTTAATTCCGGGTCAACGAGGTTTTATAGAATAAATGTAACAACCAATACCGCTACATTGATTACACTTTCAAGATTGTTAAATGTGAACGATATTGTTTATGATAAAACGACAGGGAAGATGTTCGGCTACGAAGGAGTATCGGGAGCTAATATATTGGTTTCTATTGACCCTGTTACCGGAACGGTTACCAATATCGGAGCAAGCGGATTACCGGGTGGTACTCTCGTAGGAGCTTTGTATGTCGATGCCTCTGGAGATATTTTCGGAAATGCAGATAATGGTTCAGGCTTTTATCAGTTCAACAAAACCACAGGTACAGCTGTAAAAATTTCCAACTCGATTGGTGCCAATGGAAACGATGGGACAAATTGCCCTGATGCGGTAATTACTTTCCCAGCAGACCTAAGTATTACTAAAACAGACGGCAAAACAGTTTATACACCGGGTACAACCAATACCTACACTATTGTTGTAAGCAACAACAGTGGTCAGTATGGTGTGCTTGGTGCTACGGTTTCAGATCCTGTACCGGCAGGTATCCCTGCTGCGAATGTATCTTATTCCGTACCGGTATTAACAGGCGGAGCAACCACCAGCATTACCGGAACTCAAACCGGTGCTCTTAATGATGTGGTAGGACTTCCTATAGGTGCTACAATCACCTACACCGTTACTATCAATGTTCCTGTTGCATTTACAGGCGATCTGACTAATACCGTTACAGTAACTCCACCTGTAAATTCTACAGATCCTAATAATGCTAATAATTCGGCGACAGATGTAGATAGTTTTAACAATCCTTGTGCGATTACTGCTTCCAATCCTGATTCAGACGGAGATGGAATAGCTAACTCTTGTGATGTAGATGATGACAATGACGGGATCTTGGATACGAATGAATGTGGTTCTAATAACAGAATCATTAGAGGAGACTTCTCAAGCCTCCCGACGCCTTCCGGTAACTTAAATGCTGCTCAGGTTGCAACAGCAACTTCAAATAAATGGATATATAATGGTTCAAATGGTGTAAATCTTTATTGGGGTAGTGTAGCAGGAGGTTTTGGCAATGGGATTGTGTTAGAAAAAGATAATCAAACAGAATCTTTAACACATTCTTTAAGCGATGTTAATTATTCTTATTCTGGTACTCCACCTCAAATTCTTATTACAAGATTTGCTGCAAGAAATGGTATTGGGGGAACTGGATCTGGTACTCAGAAAGGGAGATCATCCACCTTAACCATTAGCTATGCAGGAGTGGAGTATGTCAAAGTGGTTACGGCTGATGGGGTAAATAGTAACTCTACGCTTACATACAGTAATGGGGCTACTGGGAATATCTCTACAATATTAGTGGATAGTAACTATGATAATTGGACGATCACACTTCCGTCGAACATTTCCCATTCGGGTGATTTGGTAATTAAAAATGTAAATGGTGTTGGAAATGCTCTTGGAGGAGCTGATGATTTTATGTTTGCAGATATTGTTTTGAACTCTTGTAAAGATACCGATGGCGATGGCATTCCGGATTATCTAGATTTAGATAGTGACGCAGATGGATGTTCCGACGCTATGGAAGGCGGTGCAAATGTTATCGAGTACTGGTTGGTAACGGCTGGCGGTGTAGTGAATGGTGGTAGTACCACTGTGAATCAAAATTTATGTGCAAGCTCAAGCTGTATAAGTACCGGAACTGGTAATAATGGATTGCCTAAGGCAGCGTTTGCTGCAGGATATAGCAACACAACAGGTCAGTCTGTTGGGAACTCTCAGAATGCATTGGTAAATGACTGTTTCTGCTATGAATCTCCTACTGATCTTACTGCAATAGTTCCAGTAAATCACGGCATATCTGCACTAGGAAGAGCAGGCGCAGAAAATGGCAACTGGCCAATGTTGAGAAATTCTGCATACACAGCACTAGAGGCTAAAACCAAAGGTTTTGTTGTAACCAGAACTACCAGCCCGGAAACGACTGTTGCAATTCCTGTTGTAGGGATGATGGTATTTGATACAGATGAGGATGGAGGCAAAGGCTGTCTGAAAATCTACACCGGATCAGGAGTAGGAGAAGGATGGAAATGCTTTACAACACAGGGCTGTCCGCCACCTCCAAGTAACTAA
- a CDS encoding thrombospondin type 3 repeat-containing protein, whose amino-acid sequence MKFKILMSLLFILGFYQQSFSQSRPGSSMQLQKKRLPNSGAGNAITGNPIRKNSPSQIRYQETLQGGATIIGNSWYYSLPADNTAMLIADVDDDNSTNMSSSADLILPVGSKIEKVFLSIESGYYDYANFTAVKLKVPGAASYTTLISATSLADNLLSDLVDSTISGGYGQMIWDITSMVPANGYVSTAGGGVGGRFYLADPNPQPYNMGGWSMIVVYSNPNSKFRSITVADNWQYFYDSSVETNISGIKVPSSGNVKAVVGVTGTYGDRGYEDYVKFGKQGDILTSLKDPMTGLDTDALNSSIAWTSENNVSADGGPAISGNYVARNPISAGHIYGPAESWDFDADIFDASGILTASINPIDVTFIQESTGGDVLASGSYFISVDLALAPKLLKTLSPTSIYDGGTATYTWTVTNTLSDAILQTISFTDNLPAGIKVASVPNASITGGIGGGIAAAPGSGTVTISNLQLNPGQSATIKVDITNVPGQLNATCTGLPSAFTNSFSNISLGDDVSLDASGIVPQCLIVKCKANVTPPPVQDLSAVCPANTVNLASAFTGTVPAGLSLVWFTNNTHSGTALSGTQITQAGAGSYYAFYYDSVSQCYSVASSLVNVTVFNLDSDGDGVPDVCDLDNDNDGILDTDECGSANRIVRGDFSNLPTPSGNINAAQVAAATSNKWVYNGTNGVNLYWGNVTSGFGNGITLDKDNQTQTLTQSLTGVGYVLPGFKSQLLITKFMARNGVGGTGSGTQKGRSSTLTISYAGVEYVKLVTADGVNSNSTLTYSNGATGNISTILVDSNYDNWTITLPSNISHSGDLVIKNVNGVGNALGGADDFVMADIVLNSCKDTDGDGIPDYLDLDSDNDGCLDAIEGDENVTSSQLVTAGGGLTVGIGSTAASQNLCANGTCVNANGVPNIVNPGGAADIGNDQGQGVGTSQNEKLTACLPICGFDNTNGGNTTPVPVAKSNISANAAPTITYLQNASASASRTNEFDFGGVNLTNSTGNTIPNVLIDISKLGFWTQNVSGTTFKIYAYNQANQAWEGTLGNGQTAYFKILGISVNGAQITNPNIRLLPVQNSASVTGYHFASTSDTVSDVATSFTDGGTGTSYSITGSTVSLPQNLPVIDLGALANGSTLTNVKIRMGLVMPNNADAWVNNPDTGTGDIDYYVYGFADVWGTGYDFGDAPSSYGIAQHAPSLCSPAIYIGPNRQDYESSVTGNTTADADDLNMPNYDDENDSLPDFSAGQTSYSITLPYVNNAASGTVSAWIDWNNNGVFDASERANTTISTGSGNIVLTWKTSGAASGEGVIPSGITTGYKMVRTRIGTISSEILSVSGIATDGEVEDRLLFVSAYCTKPGDFTTGGTPTKIGITVQEKLSGWPESIPNGHIALESKEKGFVITRVSHVSTTPDLTNDSIKDPKEGMLIYDIQDKCVKLFNGITWNCIRRTCNDTN is encoded by the coding sequence ATGAAATTTAAAATACTGATGAGTCTTCTTTTTATTTTAGGCTTTTATCAACAATCATTTTCACAATCCCGACCAGGATCATCTATGCAGCTACAAAAAAAGAGGCTGCCAAATAGTGGAGCGGGCAATGCTATTACTGGTAATCCGATACGAAAGAATTCCCCATCTCAAATTCGTTATCAAGAAACATTACAGGGAGGTGCAACAATAATTGGGAATTCATGGTATTATAGCTTACCAGCTGATAATACTGCTATGTTAATAGCAGATGTTGATGACGACAACTCTACAAATATGTCCAGCTCTGCAGACTTGATTTTGCCTGTAGGATCAAAAATTGAGAAAGTATTTCTATCAATCGAAAGCGGTTATTATGATTATGCCAATTTTACAGCTGTAAAACTTAAAGTGCCTGGAGCTGCGAGCTACACTACTTTGATATCGGCCACCAGTTTAGCGGACAATCTTTTATCGGATCTGGTTGACAGCACGATTTCCGGAGGTTATGGTCAGATGATTTGGGATATTACATCTATGGTTCCTGCTAACGGATACGTAAGCACTGCAGGAGGAGGTGTCGGTGGTCGCTTTTATTTGGCAGATCCCAATCCACAGCCTTATAATATGGGTGGATGGTCAATGATTGTGGTATATTCTAATCCCAATTCAAAATTTAGAAGCATAACAGTTGCAGATAATTGGCAGTATTTTTATGATTCTTCTGTAGAAACTAATATTTCCGGCATAAAAGTACCTTCTTCAGGTAATGTAAAAGCTGTAGTAGGGGTTACAGGCACTTATGGAGACAGAGGGTATGAGGATTATGTAAAATTTGGAAAGCAGGGTGATATTTTGACATCCCTAAAGGATCCTATGACGGGCTTGGATACGGATGCTCTAAACAGCTCTATAGCCTGGACCTCCGAAAATAATGTTTCAGCCGACGGAGGACCCGCAATTTCCGGTAATTATGTTGCACGTAACCCAATTAGTGCAGGACATATTTATGGACCTGCCGAATCATGGGATTTTGATGCTGACATATTTGATGCTTCAGGTATTTTAACAGCTTCAATTAACCCTATAGATGTAACGTTTATTCAAGAAAGCACTGGCGGCGATGTTTTGGCCAGCGGTTCTTACTTTATATCCGTTGATTTGGCTCTTGCTCCAAAACTATTAAAAACATTATCGCCTACTTCTATCTATGATGGCGGGACAGCTACCTATACATGGACAGTAACGAACACATTGTCTGATGCCATACTCCAGACCATTTCTTTTACTGATAATTTACCTGCAGGTATAAAAGTAGCATCCGTTCCAAATGCTTCTATCACTGGCGGTATAGGCGGAGGCATAGCTGCTGCGCCAGGATCGGGAACTGTTACTATTTCTAATTTACAGCTAAACCCAGGGCAAAGTGCAACAATAAAGGTAGATATTACAAATGTTCCCGGACAACTGAATGCGACTTGTACTGGTTTGCCATCCGCATTTACAAATAGCTTTTCCAATATTTCGTTAGGGGATGATGTAAGTCTGGATGCAAGCGGAATTGTACCGCAATGTTTAATTGTCAAATGTAAAGCGAATGTTACGCCTCCTCCTGTTCAGGATCTGAGTGCTGTCTGCCCGGCAAATACAGTCAATTTGGCAAGTGCTTTTACTGGGACCGTACCCGCAGGCTTATCCTTGGTTTGGTTTACAAACAATACCCATTCTGGAACGGCATTATCGGGAACACAAATAACTCAGGCTGGTGCTGGATCGTATTATGCATTTTACTATGATAGTGTCTCACAGTGTTATAGTGTAGCTTCTTCTTTAGTTAATGTAACTGTTTTTAATCTTGACTCAGACGGGGATGGCGTACCTGATGTGTGTGATCTTGACAATGATAATGACGGTATTTTGGATACTGACGAATGTGGGTCGGCTAATAGAATTGTTAGAGGAGATTTTTCAAACCTACCGACACCTTCCGGTAACATAAACGCAGCCCAAGTAGCCGCGGCAACTTCAAATAAATGGGTATATAATGGTACAAATGGAGTAAATCTTTATTGGGGTAATGTTACTTCCGGTTTTGGTAATGGTATCACATTGGACAAAGATAACCAGACACAAACCCTTACCCAATCATTGACTGGCGTAGGTTATGTTTTGCCAGGTTTCAAGTCGCAGCTTCTTATTACAAAGTTTATGGCAAGAAATGGTGTTGGAGGAACTGGGTCTGGTACTCAGAAAGGAAGGTCATCCACCTTGACCATTAGCTATGCAGGAGTGGAGTATGTCAAACTGGTTACGGCTGATGGGGTAAATAGTAACTCTACGCTTACATACAGTAATGGGGCTACTGGGAATATCTCTACAATATTAGTGGATAGTAACTATGATAATTGGACGATCACACTTCCGTCGAACATTTCCCATTCGGGTGATTTGGTAATTAAAAATGTAAATGGTGTTGGAAATGCTCTTGGAGGTGCTGATGATTTTGTAATGGCAGATATTGTTTTAAACTCTTGCAAGGATACCGATGGTGATGGGATTCCCGATTATCTGGATCTGGATTCAGATAACGATGGCTGTTTGGATGCTATCGAAGGTGATGAGAATGTAACTAGTTCACAGTTGGTCACAGCAGGAGGGGGCTTGACTGTTGGGATAGGTTCTACCGCTGCTAGTCAAAACCTTTGTGCAAATGGTACTTGTGTCAATGCCAATGGAGTTCCAAATATTGTGAACCCTGGTGGTGCTGCAGATATTGGAAATGACCAGGGGCAGGGTGTTGGTACTTCACAAAATGAAAAACTTACTGCTTGTCTCCCTATCTGTGGTTTTGATAATACAAATGGCGGAAATACGACGCCTGTTCCAGTAGCAAAATCTAATATAAGTGCAAATGCCGCTCCTACTATTACATATTTACAAAATGCCTCTGCTTCCGCATCCAGAACCAATGAATTTGATTTTGGCGGAGTAAATCTTACCAATTCTACAGGGAATACAATACCAAATGTATTGATCGATATAAGCAAGTTAGGTTTCTGGACGCAGAATGTATCTGGAACTACCTTCAAAATATATGCATATAACCAGGCCAACCAAGCTTGGGAAGGGACTTTGGGTAATGGGCAGACCGCTTATTTCAAGATATTGGGTATTTCGGTAAACGGTGCTCAAATAACAAATCCGAACATCAGGTTGCTTCCCGTCCAAAATTCTGCATCGGTAACAGGATATCATTTTGCTTCTACAAGTGATACCGTTTCTGACGTTGCGACGTCTTTTACAGATGGAGGCACAGGAACTAGTTACTCTATTACTGGTTCTACGGTTTCTCTTCCTCAAAATCTGCCTGTAATAGATTTAGGAGCTTTAGCCAATGGATCTACGCTTACAAATGTTAAGATCAGAATGGGTCTGGTAATGCCGAATAATGCAGATGCCTGGGTAAACAATCCGGATACGGGGACAGGTGATATTGATTATTATGTATATGGGTTTGCGGATGTTTGGGGTACAGGTTACGATTTTGGAGATGCCCCATCAAGTTACGGGATAGCACAGCATGCTCCTTCATTATGTAGTCCGGCAATTTATATAGGACCAAACAGACAGGATTATGAAAGTTCTGTTACAGGAAATACAACAGCTGATGCCGATGACCTGAATATGCCAAATTATGATGATGAGAACGATAGCCTACCTGATTTTTCAGCAGGTCAAACTTCATATTCTATTACTTTACCATATGTAAACAACGCTGCTTCCGGTACTGTAAGTGCCTGGATAGATTGGAACAACAACGGCGTTTTTGATGCTTCGGAACGGGCCAATACAACCATATCTACAGGAAGCGGAAATATAGTTCTTACTTGGAAAACCTCTGGAGCTGCAAGCGGAGAAGGGGTAATACCATCCGGAATCACGACAGGGTATAAAATGGTGCGCACCCGTATAGGGACTATAAGTTCAGAAATATTGAGTGTGTCCGGCATAGCGACAGATGGTGAGGTAGAAGACAGGCTTCTATTTGTTTCTGCATATTGCACCAAACCAGGAGATTTCACAACAGGAGGTACACCTACAAAAATAGGTATCACAGTTCAGGAAAAACTTTCGGGTTGGCCAGAGTCTATTCCTAATGGTCATATAGCTTTGGAATCAAAAGAAAAAGGATTTGTGATTACGAGAGTTTCGCACGTGAGTACAACACCGGATCTCACAAATGATTCTATCAAAGATCCTAAAGAGGGAATGCTGATCTATGACATTCAGGACAAATGTGTAAAATTATTCAATGGGATTACATGGAATTGTATCCGTAGGACATGTAATGACACTAATTAA